The nucleotide sequence AGAGCTTAGATTCGGCAATCATCTCCTCGTCTTGTGCGTAATGCCGGGCAATATAAGAAAAGGTTGCCGAAGCCTGCAGGAAGTCGGCGTTGTAGAACTGTCCCTGACCCATCATCAGCCAGCATTTTTTCAGAAACGGATTGTATTCTTCCTGTTCCTGTTCGGCTCTTTGCCTGGGATCGTTACGCCACCCGGCTTTCTTAGGCGGTTTGGTTTTTATGGAATGTAGCTTGATTGCCTTGTTGCTTTTTTCTATGGCACGGTCGAAAGATCCACCTGTAGTTGTCTTGTTCTTTTCCTTGGCGCTGATTGGGAACATAGGAAGCTGTTCCGTGTAATTATCCTTGTGTCCGTTCTGGAGAGACATCAACGATTCATCAAAAGAAGTTTTGCCGTTGTAGTAGATGTTGTACCTGGATGTAAAGGCATGATAAAACCGGCTGGACATCGTATTTTCCTTGGTACTACACGATGCCAGCAACACAAACACAAATAATGCGCTTATATAGCCGGTCTGCTTTTTCAATATTGCCTGAATTAACAATGATATAAACAGGAATCAGCCTGTTTTATTGTTTGCGGCGAAAGAATAATAGCCCCTTGGCAACCAAAAAGAAGATAATCAGCACCAGGATGATAAAGGCGCCCGAGGGAACATTAAGAAAGTAAGAAAGAATCAGTCCCGCCAGACAACCCAGGAATCCAAGAACAACGCTTCCCAATATAATTTTGTTGAAGTTGGATGTAAATAGATTTATTGTTATCTGGGGTATGGTTACCATGGACATAAGCAGCATAATCCCGACAAGACGAATGGATAGGACAATGGTTACCGCAATAAAAAACATCATGGTATATTCGACCAGCTTTACCGGCAGACGTTGCGTAACGGCAAAGTCGTTGTCGAAAGCCACATACAAGATTTCCCGGTGAAACAGTAGAAAGAAAATGATAAGGACTGCAGCCAGTACTCCGATCCAAAGGATGTCGGTATACGAGATGGTAAGGATATTCCCGAAAAGGTAAGCCGACAGGTTAGGTGCGAATCCCGGGGTAAGAAAGATAAAGATAACACCGAGGGCCATGCCAAGCGACCAGAAACCTGCTATGGCAGAATCTTCCCTGATGCCTTGCTTCCGGCTAACCCATTCCACCCCGAAGGCAGACATGACAGAGAAGATCAACGCTGTTAGAATGGGATTGACTCCAGCATAGAAACCAATGCCTAATCCTCCAAAGGAAGTATGCGTAATTCCTCCGGTTATAAATACAAGCCGGCGA is from uncultured Macellibacteroides sp. and encodes:
- a CDS encoding metal ABC transporter permease gives rise to the protein MTDLLQYAFFQNALLGSLLTAIACGIVGTYIVSRRLVFITGGITHTSFGGLGIGFYAGVNPILTALIFSVMSAFGVEWVSRKQGIREDSAIAGFWSLGMALGVIFIFLTPGFAPNLSAYLFGNILTISYTDILWIGVLAAVLIIFFLLFHREILYVAFDNDFAVTQRLPVKLVEYTMMFFIAVTIVLSIRLVGIMLLMSMVTIPQITINLFTSNFNKIILGSVVLGFLGCLAGLILSYFLNVPSGAFIILVLIIFFLVAKGLLFFRRKQ